A window of the Eleutherodactylus coqui strain aEleCoq1 chromosome 8, aEleCoq1.hap1, whole genome shotgun sequence genome harbors these coding sequences:
- the LOC136577419 gene encoding putative protein FAM47C, protein MKEVLALRIGNLERKEVSCFPPDTTDTYFHIIKLDLRTVSKSQQMGVRGEVTPPPVRTQKDPQPESGKTKKDPQPAESGKTQKDPQPPESGKTQRDPKPAESGKTQKDPQPAKSGKTQKGCQPTESGKTQKDQEPAESGKRQKDPQPPESGKTQKDPQPPESGKTQKDPQPAESGKTQKDPQPESGKTQKDSQPAESRKTQKDPQPPESGKTQRDPQPAESGKTQRDPQPAESGKTQKDPQPAENGKTQKDPQPAESGKTQKGSQPTESGKTQKDPQPAESGKTQKDPQPPESGKTQKDPQPLESGKTQKDPQPPESRKTQKDPQPAESGKTQKDPQPAESGKTQKDLQPADSGKTRKDLQPAESGKTQKDPPTSRKWEDTEALQPLKSGKTQKDPQPAESGKTQKDPKPAESGKTQKDPQPAEIGKTLKATQPTESKKTKKDPPTSREREDTEGPPTSREQEDTEGPSTSRKREDAEGPPTRRKRENREGPPTSRKLENTEGPPTSREREDTEGPLTSREQKDTEGPPTSRDQEDLTYSKD, encoded by the exons ATGAAAGAGGTCCTGGCCCTGAGAATTGGGAACCTGGAAAGAAAAGAGGTGAGTTGTTTCCCTCCAGACACAACTGATACTTACTTTCACATCATCAAACTGGACCTCCGTACGGTCAGCAAGAGTCAGCAAATGGGGGTGCGAGGTGAAGTCACTCCACCTCCAGTAAGG acgcAGAAGGACCCCCAACCAGAGAGTGGGAAGACAAAGAAGGACCCCCAACCAGCAGAAAGCGGGAAAACACAGAAGGACCCCCAACCACCAGAAAGTGGGAAGACACAGAGGGACCCCAAACCAGCAGAGAGcgggaagacacagaaggacccCCAACCAGCAAAGAGCGGGAAGACACAGAAGGGCTGTCAACCAACAGAGAGCGGAAAGACACAGAAGGACCAGGAACCAGCAGAAAGCGGGAAGAGACAGAAGGACCCCCAACCACCAGAGAGcgggaagacacagaaggacccCCAACCACCAGAGAGtgggaagacacagaaggacccCCAACCAGCAGAAAGtgggaagacacagaaggacccCCAACCAGAGAGtgggaagacacagaaggactCCCAACCAGCAGAAAGCAGGAAAACACAGAAGGACCCCCAACCACCAGAAAGTGGGAAGACACAGAGGGACCCCCAACCAGCAGAGAGTGGGAAGACACAGAGGGACCCCCAACCAGCAGAGAGcgggaagacacagaaggacccCCAACCAGCAGAAAAcgggaagacacagaaggacccCCAACCAGCAGAAAGCGGGAAGACACAGAAGGGCTCCCAACCAACAGAGAGCGGAAAGACACAGAAGGACCCCCAACCAGCAGAGAGcgggaagacacagaaggacccCCAACCACCAGAGAGcgggaagacacagaaggacccCCAACCACTAGAGAGcgggaagacacagaaggacccCCAACCACCAGAGAGCAggaagacacagaaggacccCCAACCAGCAGAAAGtgggaagacacagaaggacccCCAACCAGCAGAAAGcgggaagacacagaaggaccTCCAACCAGCAGATAGCGGAAAGACACGGAAGGATCTCCAACCAGCAGAAAGcgggaagacacagaaggacccCCCAACCAGCAGAAAGTGGGAAGACACAGAAGCACTCCAACCATTAAAGAGcgggaagacacagaaggacccCCAACCAGCAGAAAGcgggaagacacagaaggaccccaaaccagcagaaagcgggaagacacagaaggatcCCCAACCAGCAGAAATTGGGAAAACACTGAAGGCCACCCAACCAACAGAGAGCAAGAAGACAAAGAAGGACCCCCCGACCAGCAGAGAGCGGGAAGATACAGAAGGACCCCCAACCAGCAGAGAGCAGGAAGATACAGAAGGACCCTCAACCAGCAGAAAACGGGAAGACGCAGAAGGACCTCCAACCAGGAGAAAGCGGGAAAACAGAGAAGGACCCCCGACCAGCAGAAAGCTGGAAAATACAGAAGGACCCCCAACCAGCAGAGAGcgggaagacacagaaggacccCTAACCAGCAGAGAGCAGAAGGACACAGAAGGACCCCCAACCAGCAGAGACCAAGAAGACCTCACATACAGCAAAGACTAG